Proteins from a single region of Gambusia affinis linkage group LG12, SWU_Gaff_1.0, whole genome shotgun sequence:
- the gpsm2 gene encoding G-protein-signaling modulator 2 isoform X2, whose protein sequence is MEVSCLELALEGERLCKVGDYRAGVSFFEAAIQVGTEDLQVLSAIYSQLGNAYFHLHDYAKALEFHRHDLTLTRTIGDLLGEAKASGNLGNTLKVLGRFDEAGVCCQRHLDIARDINDKIGQARALYNFGNVYHAKGKSICWSGAEPGDFPEEVMTALKKAAEFYEANLAIVKELGDRAAQGRTYGNLGNTYYLLGNFGKAVASHEQRLLIAKEFGDRSAERRAYCNLGNAFIFLGEFEVAAEHYKRSLQLARQLKDRAVEAQACYSLGNTYTLLQDYERAIDYHLKHLIIAQDLNDRIGEGRACWSLGNAHTALGNHDQAMHFAEKHLEICKETGDRSGELTARMNVSDLQTVLGLSYSTNNSTLSENKEIDYNLHGAKPRMSRRHSMENLELVKLTPDKMNGQKWSSDILTKQSKPSLAKSSSKLFFVSRLRGKKYKIGGSTKVLQDTSNTLDTSQTSTQGPQKRLTPEMLGDEGFFDLLSRFQSNRMDDQRCSVQDRGSRLSLNSGPDSPPRTIRKSVSESVNVAGSSGRRLEDSAAAGGSLPGLRLNQSSNQAVLNHLMANADNAEPDEDFFDMLVKCQGSRLDDQRCAPPPPPVRGPTVPDEDFFSLIMRSQAKRMDEQRVTLPSAARSSSD, encoded by the exons ATGGAGGTATCTTGCCTGGAGCTGGCGCTGGAGGGCGAGCGGCTCTGTAAGGTGGGCGACTACAGAGCGGGCGTCTCCTTTTTTGAAGCCGCAATCCAGGTGGGCACAGAGGACCTGCAGGTGCTCAGTGCCATCTACAGCCAGCTGGGTAATGCCTACTTCCATCTGCACGACTACGCCAAGGCTCTGGAGTTCCACCGACACGATCTCACCTTGACAAG AACCATTGGCGATCTGCTTGGAGAAGCTAAAGCCAGTGGAAACCTCGGCAACACATTGAAAGTGCTGGGTCGGTTTGACGAGGCTGGGGTTTGCTGTCAGAGGCATTTGGACATAGCGAGGGACATAAACGACAAG ATCGGGCAGGCGCGAGCGCTCTATAATTTTGGCAATGTGTACCACGCCAAAGGCAAAAGTATTTGTTGGAGTGGGGCTGAGCCTGGAGATTTCCCAGAAGAAGTCATGACGGCGTTGAAGAAAGCAGCTGAGTTCTACGA AGCAAACCTGGCAATAGTGAAGGAGCTTGGGGATCGGGCTGCTCAGGGTCGAACTTATGGTAACCTTGGCAACACATACTACCTGCTGGGAAACTTTGGCAAAGCAGTGGCCTCTCATGAACAG CGTCTGCTGATAGCGAAGGAGTTTGGCGATCGATCAGCAGAACGACGGGCTTACTGTAACCTGGGAAACGCTTTCATCTTTCTGGGGGAATTTGAAGTGGCAGCTGAGCATTACAA GAGGTCGCTGCAGCTGGCGAGGCAGCTGAAGGACCGAGCCGTGGAGGCGCAGGCCTGCTACAGTCTGGGGAACACCTACACACTACTGCAGGACTATGAGAGAGCCATAGACTATCACCTGAAACACCTCATCATAGCTCAGGACCTCAACGACCG GATTGGCGAGGGACGAGCATGCTGGAGTCTTGGAAACGCCCACACTGCACTGGGGAACCACGATCAAGCCATGCACTTCGCTGAGAAGCATCTTGAGATCTGCAAAGAG ACTGGAGACAGGAGTGGGGAGTTGACCGCTCGTATGAATGTCTCGGATCTCCAGACAGTTTTAGGTCTGAGCTACAGCACTAACAACTCCACGCTGTCGGAAAATAAGGAGATAGACTACAACCTGCATG GGGCAAAGCCCAGGATGAGCAGACGACACAGCATGGAGAACCTAGAGCTGGTGAAACTCACTCCGGACAAGATGAAT GGTCAGAAGTGGAGCAGTGACATCCTGACCAAGCAGTCCAAACCGTCCCTGGCTAAGAGCTCCTCCAAGCTGTTCTTTGTCAGCCGCCTGCGGGGGAAGAAGTACAAGATTGGAGGCTCCACTAAGGTCCTCCAGGACACCAGCAACACCCTGGACACAAGTCAGACATCCACACAGGGACCACAGAAA CGACTCACTCCTGAAATGCTTGGAGATGAAGGATTTTTTGACCTCCTGAGCCGTTTCCAGAGCAACCGCATGGATGACCAGCGCTGCTCAGTTCAGGACAGAGGCAGCAGGTTGTCGTTAAACAGCGGGCCGGATTCGCCCCCCAGAACCATCAGGAAAT cTGTTTCAGAGTCTGTGAACGTAGCAGGATCGTCTGGCAGACGGCTGGAGGACTCAGCGGCCGCCGGGGGAAGCCTGCCTGGTCTGAGACTAAATCAGAGCAGCAACCAGGCCGTGTTGAACCACCTGATGGCCAACGCTGACAACGCCGAGCCTGATGAGGATTTCTTTGATATGCTCGTCAAATGCCAG GGTTCCCGCTTGGACGACCAGCGCTGCGCCCCTCCCCCGCCCCCGGTCCGGGGACCGACCGTCCCCGACGAGGACTTCTTCAGCCTCATCATGCGCTCTCAGGCCAAACGAATGGATGAGCAACGCGTCACGTTGCCTTCTGCAGCCAGATCCAGCTCAGACTAA
- the gpsm2 gene encoding G-protein-signaling modulator 2 isoform X1, whose translation MDTGGSVVSMRTEEQPFHVRYRMEVSCLELALEGERLCKVGDYRAGVSFFEAAIQVGTEDLQVLSAIYSQLGNAYFHLHDYAKALEFHRHDLTLTRTIGDLLGEAKASGNLGNTLKVLGRFDEAGVCCQRHLDIARDINDKIGQARALYNFGNVYHAKGKSICWSGAEPGDFPEEVMTALKKAAEFYEANLAIVKELGDRAAQGRTYGNLGNTYYLLGNFGKAVASHEQRLLIAKEFGDRSAERRAYCNLGNAFIFLGEFEVAAEHYKRSLQLARQLKDRAVEAQACYSLGNTYTLLQDYERAIDYHLKHLIIAQDLNDRIGEGRACWSLGNAHTALGNHDQAMHFAEKHLEICKETGDRSGELTARMNVSDLQTVLGLSYSTNNSTLSENKEIDYNLHGAKPRMSRRHSMENLELVKLTPDKMNGQKWSSDILTKQSKPSLAKSSSKLFFVSRLRGKKYKIGGSTKVLQDTSNTLDTSQTSTQGPQKRLTPEMLGDEGFFDLLSRFQSNRMDDQRCSVQDRGSRLSLNSGPDSPPRTIRKSVSESVNVAGSSGRRLEDSAAAGGSLPGLRLNQSSNQAVLNHLMANADNAEPDEDFFDMLVKCQGSRLDDQRCAPPPPPVRGPTVPDEDFFSLIMRSQAKRMDEQRVTLPSAARSSSD comes from the exons ATGGATACCGGCGGTTCAGTGGTTAGCATGCGAACTGAGGAGCAACCCTTTCATGTCCGCTACAG GATGGAGGTATCTTGCCTGGAGCTGGCGCTGGAGGGCGAGCGGCTCTGTAAGGTGGGCGACTACAGAGCGGGCGTCTCCTTTTTTGAAGCCGCAATCCAGGTGGGCACAGAGGACCTGCAGGTGCTCAGTGCCATCTACAGCCAGCTGGGTAATGCCTACTTCCATCTGCACGACTACGCCAAGGCTCTGGAGTTCCACCGACACGATCTCACCTTGACAAG AACCATTGGCGATCTGCTTGGAGAAGCTAAAGCCAGTGGAAACCTCGGCAACACATTGAAAGTGCTGGGTCGGTTTGACGAGGCTGGGGTTTGCTGTCAGAGGCATTTGGACATAGCGAGGGACATAAACGACAAG ATCGGGCAGGCGCGAGCGCTCTATAATTTTGGCAATGTGTACCACGCCAAAGGCAAAAGTATTTGTTGGAGTGGGGCTGAGCCTGGAGATTTCCCAGAAGAAGTCATGACGGCGTTGAAGAAAGCAGCTGAGTTCTACGA AGCAAACCTGGCAATAGTGAAGGAGCTTGGGGATCGGGCTGCTCAGGGTCGAACTTATGGTAACCTTGGCAACACATACTACCTGCTGGGAAACTTTGGCAAAGCAGTGGCCTCTCATGAACAG CGTCTGCTGATAGCGAAGGAGTTTGGCGATCGATCAGCAGAACGACGGGCTTACTGTAACCTGGGAAACGCTTTCATCTTTCTGGGGGAATTTGAAGTGGCAGCTGAGCATTACAA GAGGTCGCTGCAGCTGGCGAGGCAGCTGAAGGACCGAGCCGTGGAGGCGCAGGCCTGCTACAGTCTGGGGAACACCTACACACTACTGCAGGACTATGAGAGAGCCATAGACTATCACCTGAAACACCTCATCATAGCTCAGGACCTCAACGACCG GATTGGCGAGGGACGAGCATGCTGGAGTCTTGGAAACGCCCACACTGCACTGGGGAACCACGATCAAGCCATGCACTTCGCTGAGAAGCATCTTGAGATCTGCAAAGAG ACTGGAGACAGGAGTGGGGAGTTGACCGCTCGTATGAATGTCTCGGATCTCCAGACAGTTTTAGGTCTGAGCTACAGCACTAACAACTCCACGCTGTCGGAAAATAAGGAGATAGACTACAACCTGCATG GGGCAAAGCCCAGGATGAGCAGACGACACAGCATGGAGAACCTAGAGCTGGTGAAACTCACTCCGGACAAGATGAAT GGTCAGAAGTGGAGCAGTGACATCCTGACCAAGCAGTCCAAACCGTCCCTGGCTAAGAGCTCCTCCAAGCTGTTCTTTGTCAGCCGCCTGCGGGGGAAGAAGTACAAGATTGGAGGCTCCACTAAGGTCCTCCAGGACACCAGCAACACCCTGGACACAAGTCAGACATCCACACAGGGACCACAGAAA CGACTCACTCCTGAAATGCTTGGAGATGAAGGATTTTTTGACCTCCTGAGCCGTTTCCAGAGCAACCGCATGGATGACCAGCGCTGCTCAGTTCAGGACAGAGGCAGCAGGTTGTCGTTAAACAGCGGGCCGGATTCGCCCCCCAGAACCATCAGGAAAT cTGTTTCAGAGTCTGTGAACGTAGCAGGATCGTCTGGCAGACGGCTGGAGGACTCAGCGGCCGCCGGGGGAAGCCTGCCTGGTCTGAGACTAAATCAGAGCAGCAACCAGGCCGTGTTGAACCACCTGATGGCCAACGCTGACAACGCCGAGCCTGATGAGGATTTCTTTGATATGCTCGTCAAATGCCAG GGTTCCCGCTTGGACGACCAGCGCTGCGCCCCTCCCCCGCCCCCGGTCCGGGGACCGACCGTCCCCGACGAGGACTTCTTCAGCCTCATCATGCGCTCTCAGGCCAAACGAATGGATGAGCAACGCGTCACGTTGCCTTCTGCAGCCAGATCCAGCTCAGACTAA
- the wdr47a gene encoding WD repeat-containing protein 47 has protein sequence MTAEETINVKEVEIIKVILDFLHSRKLHISMLALEKESGVINGLYSDDMLFLRQLILDGQWDEVLQFIQPLECMDKFDRKRFRYIIRKQKFLEALCVNNAMSAEDEPQHLEFTMQEAVKCLHALEEFCPSKDDYSKLCLLLTLPRLTNHAEFKDWNPSTARVQCFEEACNMVAEFIPADRKLSEAGFKASGDRLFQLLLKGVLYECCVEFCQSKATGEEITESEVLLGVDMLCGNGCDDLDLSLLSWMQNLSHSVFTCAFEQKQLNIHVDRLVKPAKTGYADLLTPLISKLSPYPSSPLRRPQSADTYMTRSLNPALDGLSYGLSGQDKRASGGEIAPGKGVSPMSHSFANFHYPGAGGQNLSRSLMMESSDCHSIFEESPETSRTDTPVDKMLSSGAAQNARPASAPGEDAPTAESADRNELRESTEKYEEFYRQRLRVQQHLEQKQQQRQMYQQMLLEGGVQQDPPPSDMQHSLTEKFLNKSIQKLEELNVGMENLGDEVKSLTQQCNGNGNTPASEDNNNPSSVTPEQNRSRGGGVVSSTPQRSVGGQVVPPPNESPVLSSGQTPKGQQSDSPGSSTRSKEGDKPNDLFIPVHTLEDTQAVRAVAFHPSGALYAVGSNSKTLRVCAYPEKLNSSVSSPSKQPVVRFKRNKHHKGSIYCVAWSHCGQLLATGSNDKYVKVLPFSAETCNATGPDLEFSMHDGTIRDLAFMEGPESGGAILISAGAGDCNIYTTDCQRGQGLHALSGHTGHILSLYTWGGWMIASGSQDKTVRFWDLRVPSCVRVVGTAFHGSGSPVASVAVDPSGRLLATGQEDSACMLYDIRGGRIVQVYRPHTSDVRSVRFSPGAHYLLTGSYDTKVMVTNLQGDLTKQLPQTVVGEHGDKVIQCRWHTQDLSFLSSSADRTVTLWTHNP, from the exons ATGACGGCTGAAGAAACCATAAATGTGAAGGAGGTGGAGATCATCAAGGTGATACTGGACTTCCTCCACTCCAGGAAGCTGCACATCAGCATGCTCGCTCTGGAAAAGGAGAGCGGCGTCATCAATGGACTCTACTCAGACGACATGCTGTTCCTCAG GCAGCTGATCCTTGATGGTCAGTGGGATGAGGTCCTGCAGTTCATTCAGCCTCTTGAGTGCATGGACAAGTTTGACAGGAAAAG GTTTCGTTACATCATCCGGAAGCAGAAGTTTCTGGAGGCTCTGTGTGTGAATAATGCCATGTCTGCTGAAGACGAGCCACAACAT CTGGAGTTCACCATGCAGGAAGCGGTGAAGTGCCTCCATGCTCTGGAAGAGTTCTGCCCATCCAAAGATGACTACAGCAAACTGTGTCTGCTGCTGACGCTGCCGCGCCTCACAAACCACGCCGAGTTCAAG gACTGGAATCCCAGCACAGCCAGAGTGCAGTGCTTTGAGGAGGCCTGCAACATGGTGGCCGAGTTTATTCCCGCAGACAGGAAGCTGAGTGAAGCCGGCTTTAAGGCCAGCGGGGATCGCCTCTTCCAGCTGCTTCTCAAAGGAGTCCTGTATGAATGCTGTGTGGAGTTCTGCCAG AGCAAGGCAACAGGCGAGGAGATAACGGAGAGTGAGGTCCTTCTGGGTGTCGACATGCTCTGCGGTAACGGCTGCGACGATCTGGACCTGTCGCTGCTCTCCTGGATGCAGAACCTCTCCCACAGTGTTTTCACCTGCGCCTTTGAACAGAAGCAGCTCAACATCCATGTCGACCGCTTGGTCAAGCCGGCTAAGACCGGCTACGCCGATCTGCTCACCCCGCTCATCAGCAAACTCTCCCCGTACCCTTCCTCTCCGCTTCGGCGCCCTCAGTCCGCAGACACCTACATGACCCGGTCCTTGAACCCAGCTCTGGACGGGTTGTCCTACGGCTTGTCGGGCCAGGATAAGAGGGCGAGTGGCGGCGAGATTGCGCCAGGAAAAGGGGTCTCTCCCATGTCTCACTCCTTTGCAAACTTCCACTATCCAGGAGCAGGTGGACAGAACCTGAGCCGGAGTCTGATGATGGAAAGCTCCGACTGCCACAGCATCTTTGAGGAATCCCCTGAAAC ATCCAGAACCGACACACCCGTAGACAAGATGTTGAGCTCTGGTGCAGCTCAGAACGCGCGGCCCGCCTCGGCTCCAGGCGAGGACGCGCCGACGGCTGAATCTGCTGACAGGAATGAG TTACGGGAGTCGACTGAGAAGTACGAGGAGTTTTACCGGCAGCGGCTGCGTGTGCAGCAGCACCtggagcagaagcagcagcagaggcagatGTACCAGCAGATGCTGCTGGAGGGAGGGGTGCAGCAGGACCCTCCGCCCAGCGACATGCAGCACAGCCTCACCGAGAAGTTCCTGAACAA GTCCATTCAGAAGCTGGAGGAGCTCAATGTGGGAATGGAGAACCTGGGAGACGAGGTGAAATCTCTGACCCAGCAGTGCAACGGGAACGGGAACACGCCTGCCTCCGAGGACAACAACAACCCTTCATCTGTGACCCCGGAGCAAAACCGGAGCCGTGGGGGAGGGGTGGTGAGCAGCACCCCGCAGCGCAGCGTAGGGGGCCAGGTTGTCCCGCCTCCAAATGAGTCCCCTGTGCTCTCAAG tggACAGACACCGAAAGGTCAACAGAGCGACTCGCCTGGCTCTTCAACCCGGAGCAAAGAG GGTGATAAACCAAATGACCTGTTTATACCAGTGCACACTTTAGAGGACACTCAGGCCGTCCGAGCCGTTGCCTTTCACCCGTCTGGCGCTCTCTATGCTGTGGGATCCAACTCCAAAACACTGCGAGTGTGCGCCTATCCAGAAAAACTCAACTCAAG TGTTTCCAGTCCATCAAAGCAGCCGGTGGTTCGCTTCAAGAGGAACAAACACCACAAAGGCTCCATCTACTGCGTGGCCTGGAGTCACTGCGGACAGCTGCTGGCTACAGGCTCCAACGACAAATACGTCAAAGTCCTGCCGTTCAGCGCAGAGACATGCAACGCCACAG GGCCGGACTTGGAGTTCAGCATGCATGACGGCACCATCAGAGACCTGGCCTTCATGGAGGGGCCGGAAAGTGGAGGAGCCATCCTGATCAGTGCTGGAGCCGGAGACTGCAACATCTACACTACCGACTGCCAGAGGGGGCAAGGGCTGCACGCGCTCAGTGGACACACAG GTCACATTTTGTCTCTGTACACCTGGGGAGGCTGGATGATTGCTTCGGGCTCCCAGGATAAAACGGTGCGCTTCTGGGACCTCAGGGTGCCCAGCTGTGTGAGAGTTGTGGGAACTGCTTTCCACGGCTCAG GCAGTCCCGTCGCCTCTGTAGCGGTAGATCCAAGCGGCCGTCTCCTAGCAACAGGACAGGAAGACAGCGCCTGCATGCTGTATGACATCAGAGGAGGACGGATCGTCCAGGTGTACCGGCCCCACACAAGCGACGTCCGATCTGTCAGATTTTCCCCCGGAGCGCACTACCTGCTTACTGGTTCCTATGACACGAAGGTCATGGTCACCAACCTTCAAG GTGACCTGACCAAACAGCTGCCCCAGACTGTGGTGGGAGAGCACGGCGACAAGGTGATTCAGTGTCGCTGGCACACACAGGACCTGTCCTTCCTCTCATCGTCTGCTGACCGCACCGTCACTTTGTGGACACACAACCCCTAA